In one Sphingobacterium daejeonense genomic region, the following are encoded:
- a CDS encoding glycoside hydrolase family 32 protein — protein MKEWSHSGEFGEGVGAHGGVWECPDLLKFSTSEGDKWVLIVSLNPGGPNTGSATQYFVGDFDGKAFTSTQTDTRWMDYGPDDYAGVTFSNVGERHILVGWMSNWEYANVVPASKWRSAMTIARELSLSKVADKWILASEPVKELQSVTSPINLDTETLKTDSIEVGSQFRLAFSADQRADFEFTLANAQGDKLLFGYNKGKNEYYIDRSKAGHVAFSERYVQRAVAPRASKEDNLEFTVLVDRSSIELFADHGTTNLTSLFFVDQTLTRLHLKTAVGIKNLKVEKIPQTVGKR, from the coding sequence TTGAAAGAATGGTCGCACTCCGGCGAATTTGGAGAAGGTGTTGGCGCGCACGGTGGTGTATGGGAGTGTCCAGATCTGTTGAAGTTCTCTACTTCCGAAGGTGACAAATGGGTGCTTATCGTCAGCCTCAATCCCGGAGGTCCGAATACCGGTTCGGCAACGCAATATTTTGTTGGAGATTTTGATGGCAAGGCATTTACCTCTACCCAAACGGATACCCGTTGGATGGACTATGGACCGGACGATTATGCAGGCGTCACGTTTTCTAATGTAGGAGAACGCCATATCTTGGTGGGCTGGATGAGCAATTGGGAATATGCCAATGTCGTACCTGCTTCAAAATGGAGAAGTGCCATGACGATTGCCCGTGAACTTTCTTTGAGTAAGGTCGCTGACAAGTGGATTCTGGCCTCTGAACCGGTAAAGGAACTGCAAAGCGTTACATCGCCGATAAACCTTGACACGGAAACCTTAAAAACGGACTCCATAGAGGTCGGAAGTCAGTTTAGGTTGGCATTCTCCGCAGATCAGCGGGCTGATTTCGAGTTTACCTTAGCAAATGCGCAGGGAGACAAACTGCTATTTGGTTATAATAAAGGTAAGAACGAATACTATATCGACAGGAGTAAGGCCGGACATGTGGCATTCAGCGAAAGGTATGTACAGCGAGCTGTGGCGCCAAGGGCTTCTAAAGAGGACAACCTGGAGTTCACCGTGTTGGTGGATCGCAGTTCAATCGAACTATTTGCAGATCACGGTACGACAAATTTAACCAGCTTATTTTTTGTCGATCAGACACTGACACGTCTGCATCTAAAAACAGCTGTTGGAATCAAAAACCTTAAGGTAGAAAAAATACCACAAACGGTAGGTAAGCGTTAA
- a CDS encoding glycoside hydrolase domain-containing protein — protein MISAIPDAVDAKFSSRLPLAKITSEGTVLGDNGSYIVTAQSSSRSYALFNRNTSPVKISMTIDASQSDQFGFSFGVCGDLSEIYSVSFDLTSSGRWGMPSVFMHQEAKNTGTSVTNKAELNFTPLVVPSNKVFDVKIVMEKSLCIVYINDQVAFTNRITKMNQNPWTIFADKGTVKVSGLTVEKAS, from the coding sequence ATTATATCAGCTATCCCGGATGCGGTAGATGCGAAATTCAGCTCTCGCCTACCTCTTGCCAAAATAACATCGGAAGGAACTGTATTAGGTGACAATGGGTCGTATATCGTCACCGCCCAATCATCATCCAGAAGTTATGCCTTATTTAACAGGAATACTTCGCCTGTCAAGATATCGATGACGATCGACGCTTCGCAATCCGACCAATTCGGATTTTCATTCGGAGTCTGTGGAGATTTGTCCGAGATCTATTCGGTATCGTTCGATTTGACGTCTTCCGGTCGTTGGGGCATGCCATCTGTATTCATGCATCAAGAAGCGAAAAACACAGGTACATCTGTTACCAACAAAGCAGAACTTAATTTTACGCCGCTTGTTGTACCGTCTAACAAAGTGTTCGATGTGAAGATTGTGATGGAGAAATCCTTGTGCATTGTCTACATAAATGATCAGGTTGCTTTTACGAATCGTATCACGAAAATGAACCAAAATCCTTGGACTATCTTTGCTGATAAAGGAACAGTTAAGGTAAGTGGTCTAACCGTCGAGAAGGCTTCTTAG
- a CDS encoding family 43 glycosylhydrolase — protein MSTTCRSPEETGLYQTFYKPQHGYVGDPMPYYNTDDNKFYLFYLYENANKHPIYLTRTNDYATFDGFMEVLPAGAPGSQEEWIGTGSFIKKDHVYYCFYTGHNGNLSPAEKVMLATSADLLNWTKQPTATFQASNGYDQNNFRDPHVYWDDTRNSYVMLVTTRKDDQGVIARYTSTDLTNWSQIEPLVATSSNNPGVYEIETDAEILECPDIFKIGSKWYLTFSRINRDEHRKTFYRIADSPNGPWKICRDASGHHETFDGLYMYAAKTASDGNTRYLSGWASTGQTVNSNNELHWSGSLITHKLVQQPSGKLYQLSRMR, from the coding sequence ATGTCAACGACATGCAGAAGCCCTGAAGAGACTGGCCTTTATCAGACTTTTTACAAACCCCAACACGGGTATGTGGGGGATCCTATGCCTTATTATAATACTGATGATAATAAATTCTATCTCTTTTATCTTTATGAAAATGCAAATAAACACCCCATCTATCTTACTAGAACGAATGATTATGCTACGTTTGACGGATTTATGGAGGTGCTTCCCGCCGGTGCGCCGGGCAGTCAAGAAGAATGGATCGGTACCGGAAGTTTCATCAAAAAGGACCATGTATATTATTGTTTCTATACAGGTCACAACGGAAATCTAAGTCCTGCCGAAAAAGTCATGTTGGCGACATCTGCTGATCTATTGAACTGGACGAAGCAGCCTACTGCGACATTTCAGGCCTCAAATGGCTACGATCAAAATAATTTTCGCGATCCGCACGTCTATTGGGACGATACGCGTAATAGTTATGTCATGCTTGTTACCACGCGGAAAGATGATCAAGGTGTTATTGCCCGCTATACATCAACTGATTTGACTAATTGGTCGCAGATCGAACCTTTGGTGGCGACGAGTTCCAACAACCCAGGAGTTTACGAAATCGAAACTGATGCTGAAATTCTGGAGTGTCCGGATATTTTTAAGATCGGTAGTAAGTGGTACCTTACTTTCTCCCGGATCAACCGAGACGAACATCGCAAAACGTTTTATCGCATTGCCGATTCACCAAATGGACCTTGGAAGATATGCAGGGACGCAAGCGGACATCATGAAACGTTTGATGGGCTCTATATGTATGCTGCCAAGACTGCAAGTGATGGCAATACGCGATACCTTTCCGGTTGGGCATCTACCGGCCAGACCGTAAACAGTAATAACGAGCTCCATTGGTCTGGATCACTGATTACGCATAAGCTGGTCCAACAGCCCAGCGGGAAATTATATCAGCTATCCCGGATGCGGTAG
- a CDS encoding RagB/SusD family nutrient uptake outer membrane protein, which translates to MNAFNKIFTFISLSLLLSGCSDFLNETPNGVLSADQVNDPDKLLTATYSALGNDHYDVPLSLWPYGTVRSDDAYKGGSGPSDIQTFHFFEVSNNILPNFGEVDRLWFQCYVAISRANNTIRAIQESDNLANREAKMGEARFLRGHFYFLLKVLFKYVPYVDENKPVDEYELVSNRALSNDELWQKIVDDFEYATEHLPPVQSEIGRANKFAAAGYLAKTYLYKAYRQDEAEKHAVTSINQADLQQVLENTELVLSSGHTLESDFAFNFLPGSYENGSEALFSVQYSKDDGTKFGRVNLSDLLSVPMGVGCCDFNKPSQSLVNAFRTSGDGLPLTNYNTLNAYSTSEKYDPRLFHTVAIPGLPYKYNSNRIYEESWNRNPAEYSVYASLKENVDPDCDCFVPMVPFYANSKNRIVIRFADVLLMRAEALIELGRHSEALPLINELRTRAKNSLALTGYASGESRIETYQDGINITWSQSTARQALRWERRLELAMENGRFFDLVRWGNAGQAMNEYYGVERTRRSYYANAQFVTDKHEYLPIPEAQITLSKYLYKQNPGY; encoded by the coding sequence ATGAACGCATTTAATAAAATATTTACCTTTATTTCGTTGTCACTGTTATTGTCTGGATGCTCTGATTTCCTGAACGAAACACCGAACGGCGTATTGAGTGCCGATCAGGTAAACGATCCTGATAAACTACTTACGGCTACCTATTCAGCTTTGGGAAATGATCACTACGATGTACCACTTAGCCTTTGGCCGTACGGAACGGTACGGTCCGACGATGCCTACAAAGGCGGGTCCGGCCCTTCGGATATCCAGACTTTTCACTTTTTCGAAGTATCCAACAACATCCTACCGAATTTCGGAGAAGTCGACCGCCTATGGTTTCAGTGTTATGTCGCGATATCACGCGCGAACAACACGATTCGCGCTATACAAGAATCGGATAACTTGGCCAACAGGGAAGCAAAAATGGGCGAAGCAAGGTTTCTTCGGGGACATTTTTATTTTCTACTCAAAGTTTTGTTTAAATACGTCCCTTATGTAGATGAAAATAAACCGGTGGATGAATATGAATTGGTGTCCAATAGAGCACTAAGCAACGACGAGCTTTGGCAGAAGATTGTAGATGATTTTGAATATGCTACGGAGCATCTACCCCCTGTCCAGTCCGAAATAGGTCGTGCCAATAAATTTGCAGCGGCAGGTTATCTAGCCAAAACTTATTTGTACAAGGCTTACCGTCAGGACGAAGCTGAAAAACATGCTGTCACGAGCATCAATCAAGCAGATCTGCAGCAAGTACTGGAAAATACCGAGTTGGTTTTGTCCTCGGGACATACTTTGGAATCAGATTTTGCCTTTAACTTCTTGCCCGGAAGCTACGAAAACGGTAGTGAAGCTCTTTTTTCGGTGCAATATTCTAAAGATGACGGTACAAAATTTGGACGTGTCAACTTATCCGACTTGTTATCTGTACCTATGGGCGTGGGATGCTGTGATTTCAATAAGCCAAGTCAGAGCCTCGTCAATGCATTTCGTACCTCGGGTGACGGCCTTCCGTTGACAAATTACAACACGCTGAATGCCTATAGCACCTCTGAGAAGTATGATCCACGTCTTTTCCATACCGTTGCGATTCCGGGCTTGCCCTATAAATACAACAGCAACCGTATTTATGAGGAGAGCTGGAACCGTAATCCCGCCGAATACTCGGTGTATGCATCGTTGAAAGAAAATGTAGATCCCGATTGTGATTGTTTCGTGCCGATGGTGCCATTTTACGCAAATTCCAAGAACCGTATTGTGATCCGTTTTGCCGATGTATTGTTGATGCGGGCAGAAGCTTTGATCGAGCTAGGGCGGCATTCCGAAGCTTTGCCGCTTATTAATGAGCTTCGCACTCGGGCTAAAAACAGTCTGGCCCTTACGGGGTATGCTTCGGGCGAATCCCGTATCGAAACCTATCAAGACGGTATAAATATCACATGGAGCCAGTCTACTGCCCGTCAGGCGCTACGTTGGGAACGTCGGCTGGAACTGGCCATGGAAAACGGTCGTTTCTTTGATCTGGTACGCTGGGGGAATGCGGGACAGGCGATGAATGAATACTACGGAGTAGAAAGGACACGGAGGTCTTATTACGCTAATGCTCAGTTCGTGACCGACAAACACGAGTATCTGCCCATCCCCGAAGCACAGATTACCTTGAGCAAATACCTGTATAAACAAAATCCGGGTTACTAA
- a CDS encoding SusC/RagA family TonB-linked outer membrane protein has product MLRGRVMDSSTGTPIAGASLAITGTQQKAQTNENGEFNIALSGSNPSIEISYIGYESQIVRVNSQSFLEILLVSAQESLDEVVVTGYQTERKKDLTGSVSVVNVSEIMKSAENNPMKAMQGRVAGMTVTADGNPSGAATVRMRGIGSINSSQDPLYVIDGVPSQGGMHELNSNDIESIQVLRDASSASIYGSRAANGVIVVTTKKGKLGAPKLTFDSYLTSTYFNNQMEVLNAREYGQALWRANVNGGANPNSNNIGYYFDWGYDSNGLPQLNNTYLSKYLDSERTMYASDTDWFDEISKTGLIQSYNASLSSATDKGSSFFSLGYLNNDGTLKHTNFNRISARMNTDYKLFDGKLVVGENFTLNKTGEVQVPGDVLDLSLKALPMIPVHTIDGEGWGGPAQGMNDRHNPMRLLYDNRNNAYNYWRLFGNVYADVQIIEGLHIRSSYGVDYGNFYKRNMEVSYQSGFLNNNRTGVNMEQAHWMKWTWSNTANYRKTIDKHTFDILGGIEMNRQNDITFNAYTSGEGAFAIETPEYMWPGVSTGTAAVGGGATGFSLLSYFGKLNYSYNDRYLASFTVRHDGSSRFGKNNRFATFPAVTAGWRVSEENFMENTKGFISDLKLRVGWGQTGNQGIDNLATYGLFVPEYGVGDPTWVIIDGTAYDISGGGTGSLPSGYRKIQTENDDLKWETTTQTNIGLDFELFGRNLYGSFDWYVKETKDMLINPAYIGVVGEGGYRWANGASMENKGFDITAGFKNNTSFGLDYDITGVFSTYKNKVTHLPEAVENSYGGRAGDNIVGRPLGSFYGYVTDGIFQNQDEVDAHVNQTGKGIGRLRYVNVNDSDSEINDLDRTWIGTPHPDFSYSLNIALKYSAFDLSVYFQGVQGLDVENWLKKQTDFWSVDDVNSNKGTRLLDAWTPQNTSSTIPALQTTNSNDEGRFSTYYIENGSYMKLRNISFGYTLPSDMVSRWKMSRLRFYVSGQNLFTVKSKNFTGVDPENVGWGYPIPTTWTAGLNVSF; this is encoded by the coding sequence ATGCTTCGGGGAAGAGTCATGGACAGCAGTACAGGAACTCCGATAGCTGGAGCGTCATTGGCGATTACGGGCACGCAGCAAAAAGCCCAAACAAATGAAAATGGAGAGTTTAACATTGCCCTTAGCGGAAGCAATCCCTCGATAGAAATATCCTATATCGGTTATGAAAGTCAGATAGTTAGGGTCAATAGCCAATCGTTTTTGGAAATTCTTTTGGTTAGTGCGCAGGAGAGTTTGGACGAGGTCGTAGTGACAGGGTATCAGACAGAAAGAAAAAAGGATCTCACCGGGTCAGTTAGTGTTGTGAATGTTAGTGAGATCATGAAATCCGCTGAAAACAATCCGATGAAAGCGATGCAAGGGCGTGTCGCCGGTATGACAGTAACGGCCGATGGTAATCCCAGCGGCGCAGCTACAGTCCGCATGCGCGGTATCGGTTCGATAAATAGTAGTCAGGATCCTCTTTATGTGATTGACGGTGTGCCCAGCCAAGGGGGGATGCACGAACTGAATTCAAATGATATCGAGAGCATACAGGTACTTCGCGACGCTTCTTCTGCCAGTATCTACGGTTCGCGGGCAGCCAACGGGGTAATTGTCGTTACTACAAAAAAGGGTAAGCTAGGTGCGCCAAAACTGACTTTTGACTCTTATCTCACCAGTACATATTTTAATAACCAGATGGAGGTGCTTAATGCACGAGAATACGGACAAGCACTTTGGCGAGCGAATGTGAATGGAGGGGCAAATCCTAACTCGAACAATATAGGTTACTATTTTGATTGGGGATATGACAGCAATGGCCTCCCACAGCTTAATAACACGTATCTATCAAAGTATTTAGATTCTGAAAGAACCATGTACGCATCAGATACCGACTGGTTTGATGAGATATCGAAAACAGGCCTTATACAGTCGTATAATGCCTCTCTTAGTTCGGCAACTGACAAAGGAAGCTCCTTTTTCTCGCTTGGATACTTAAACAATGACGGCACACTCAAACATACTAATTTCAACCGTATATCAGCACGTATGAACACAGACTACAAGTTGTTTGACGGAAAGCTGGTTGTTGGAGAAAACTTTACATTGAACAAGACCGGAGAAGTACAGGTGCCTGGTGATGTGCTTGATCTTTCCTTAAAGGCTTTGCCGATGATACCTGTACACACTATTGACGGAGAGGGATGGGGTGGCCCTGCGCAAGGGATGAATGACCGCCATAACCCGATGCGTTTATTATATGACAACCGGAATAACGCTTACAATTACTGGCGCTTGTTCGGAAACGTATACGCTGACGTACAGATTATTGAAGGGTTGCATATACGCAGTAGCTATGGTGTGGATTACGGTAACTTTTACAAACGTAATATGGAAGTGTCCTATCAATCGGGATTCTTGAATAACAATCGGACAGGTGTCAATATGGAACAGGCGCACTGGATGAAGTGGACTTGGTCCAATACAGCCAACTATAGAAAGACGATAGATAAGCATACGTTTGATATTTTAGGAGGTATAGAAATGAACCGTCAAAACGACATCACTTTTAATGCCTATACCTCTGGGGAAGGTGCGTTTGCTATTGAGACACCAGAATATATGTGGCCGGGCGTGAGTACGGGTACTGCTGCGGTAGGTGGTGGTGCTACAGGTTTTTCGCTATTGTCTTATTTCGGAAAATTAAACTATTCCTACAACGACCGTTATCTGGCTTCATTCACTGTGCGTCATGACGGTTCATCGCGTTTTGGTAAAAACAACCGCTTTGCTACGTTCCCTGCCGTAACCGCTGGATGGAGGGTTTCGGAAGAGAATTTCATGGAAAATACCAAGGGCTTCATTTCCGATCTGAAATTGCGTGTTGGTTGGGGACAGACTGGAAATCAGGGAATAGACAACTTGGCTACTTACGGACTTTTTGTGCCCGAATATGGCGTAGGTGACCCTACGTGGGTTATCATAGACGGAACAGCTTATGACATTTCCGGAGGCGGAACAGGGAGCTTGCCTTCCGGATATCGTAAAATACAGACCGAAAACGACGATCTGAAATGGGAAACAACTACGCAGACCAATATTGGATTGGATTTTGAACTCTTCGGACGTAACTTATATGGCTCTTTTGACTGGTATGTAAAAGAAACAAAAGACATGCTGATCAACCCTGCGTACATTGGGGTCGTAGGCGAGGGCGGATACCGTTGGGCCAATGGTGCTTCGATGGAGAATAAGGGATTTGACATTACAGCGGGTTTTAAAAACAATACGTCTTTTGGACTGGATTACGACATTACCGGTGTTTTTTCAACGTACAAAAATAAAGTCACCCACTTGCCCGAAGCCGTCGAGAACTCTTACGGTGGCCGTGCGGGAGATAATATAGTCGGTCGACCTTTAGGTTCTTTCTACGGTTATGTTACGGATGGCATCTTCCAAAACCAAGATGAGGTCGATGCTCATGTCAACCAAACAGGAAAAGGTATCGGGCGTTTACGCTATGTAAACGTAAACGATAGTGATAGCGAAATCAACGACCTCGACCGTACTTGGATAGGTACGCCGCATCCCGATTTCTCGTACAGCTTAAATATCGCACTCAAATATAGTGCATTCGATCTTTCGGTATACTTTCAAGGAGTGCAGGGACTAGATGTTGAAAATTGGCTGAAAAAGCAGACTGACTTTTGGAGTGTGGACGATGTAAATTCCAACAAGGGAACCCGTCTGTTGGATGCTTGGACGCCTCAAAACACAAGTTCTACTATTCCTGCTCTACAGACTACAAATAGCAACGACGAAGGCCGCTTTTCCACGTACTATATCGAAAACGGCTCGTATATGAAATTGCGTAACATCTCTTTCGGATATACATTACCGTCGGATATGGTGTCGAGGTGGAAGATGAGCAGATTGCGCTTTTACGTGAGCGGTCAGAATCTATTTACCGTAAAATCCAAGAACTTCACTGGTGTAGATCCTGAAAACGTAGGCTGGGGATATCCGATCCCTACGACATGGACTGCCGGATTGAACGTTTCATTTTAA
- a CDS encoding carbohydrate kinase family protein, translated as MMSYKAVCFGEVLWDNLPTGKKLGGAPLNVSYHLNRLGVSTAMLTRIGEDENGQEIEALCRDLGVPTALFQKDDVYPTSTVEVQIGEDKEVHYEIVFPVAWDFIQTDAQGLDMVKNADFFVFGSLSSRNEVSYDTLIRLLEVANFKVFDVNLRTPFYTEERVLELLSKADLVKMNKAELQKISSWTNLDMERDVERVWALMDIYQLQEAVITYGAEGAVYYSKSLELVYHFPAYRVEINDTIGSGDSFLAAFLTKRFQTAEELLIEDVMDFSAMISGFVTQSSGACPPYDQNDIIRFQWLNPLYKAKY; from the coding sequence ATGATGTCGTATAAAGCCGTTTGTTTTGGAGAAGTATTATGGGATAATCTTCCCACAGGAAAAAAATTAGGCGGGGCCCCGCTGAATGTATCTTATCATTTGAACCGCTTGGGCGTATCTACGGCTATGTTGACGCGTATTGGCGAAGACGAAAATGGCCAGGAAATCGAAGCATTGTGCAGGGATCTCGGTGTGCCCACAGCCCTGTTTCAAAAGGATGATGTATACCCGACTTCTACCGTAGAGGTACAGATTGGTGAAGACAAAGAAGTACATTACGAAATTGTCTTTCCTGTGGCCTGGGATTTCATCCAGACGGATGCGCAAGGATTGGATATGGTGAAGAATGCCGATTTCTTTGTGTTCGGAAGCCTTTCTTCCAGAAATGAAGTATCGTATGATACGCTTATCCGACTATTGGAAGTGGCTAACTTTAAGGTTTTCGATGTCAATCTGAGAACACCTTTTTACACGGAAGAACGGGTATTGGAATTACTCTCCAAAGCAGACTTGGTCAAGATGAACAAGGCCGAACTGCAGAAGATTTCTTCCTGGACAAATTTGGATATGGAGCGTGACGTCGAGCGGGTATGGGCTCTGATGGATATCTACCAGTTGCAAGAAGCAGTGATCACCTATGGTGCGGAAGGTGCGGTATATTATTCAAAATCCTTGGAACTTGTGTATCATTTTCCTGCATATCGCGTGGAGATCAATGACACGATTGGCAGTGGTGATTCTTTTTTGGCAGCGTTCCTAACCAAACGCTTTCAAACTGCCGAAGAGTTGTTGATTGAGGACGTCATGGATTTTTCAGCGATGATCAGTGGATTTGTAACACAGAGCAGTGGTGCTTGTCCGCCTTATGATCAAAACGATATTATTCGCTTTCAATGGCTTAATCCATTATACAAAGCGAAATATTGA
- a CDS encoding sugar porter family MFS transporter, translated as MTWSFVVALGGFLFGFDTAVISGAERAVQIYWNLSEFQHGLTMAIALIGTVAGAALGAWPSDKIGRKNTLFIIAVLYFFAAIGTALATDWSIFILFRFLGGIGVGVSSVTAPIYISEISPAKSRGKLVGLFQFNVVFGILIAYLSNYLIGQGGEESWRWMLGVQAFPAALFFALIFLVPESPRWLLVNRNKKAEAESILKCIDPSTYEQELESISQSHARSLAANKKESLFSKEYRTPVILAVLFAVFNQVSGINAIIYYAPRVFEMAGLGAQSSLLSTVGIGIVNFAFTLLALNFIDKVGRRKMMLIGSFGLIASLALVSVSFYSGQTDGILILVYLMIYIAFFAFSQGAVIWVFISEIFPNEVRAKGQTLGSLTHWVMAAIITFFFPALTELLGGGNTFMVFAGFMVLQLLFVWKMMPETKGRTLESMDRTINLH; from the coding sequence TTGACGTGGTCCTTCGTGGTCGCATTAGGTGGTTTCCTTTTTGGGTTTGACACTGCCGTAATTTCAGGAGCAGAAAGAGCTGTACAGATTTATTGGAATTTGAGTGAGTTTCAGCACGGGCTAACCATGGCTATCGCTTTAATAGGTACAGTCGCGGGTGCCGCGTTAGGCGCATGGCCATCCGACAAGATCGGCCGTAAGAATACCCTATTCATTATTGCAGTACTTTATTTCTTTGCTGCGATAGGTACGGCGTTAGCGACCGATTGGTCGATATTTATCCTGTTCCGTTTCTTGGGAGGGATAGGGGTAGGGGTGTCCTCGGTGACTGCACCTATATATATATCGGAAATATCCCCGGCAAAATCACGCGGCAAGCTAGTTGGTCTTTTCCAGTTTAATGTGGTATTCGGGATTCTAATTGCTTATTTATCCAATTACCTGATTGGGCAGGGAGGCGAAGAGTCATGGCGTTGGATGTTAGGCGTACAGGCATTTCCGGCCGCTTTATTCTTTGCGCTGATTTTCTTGGTGCCAGAGAGTCCTCGTTGGTTATTGGTAAACCGTAATAAAAAAGCGGAAGCTGAGTCCATATTGAAGTGTATAGATCCTTCCACTTATGAGCAGGAATTAGAATCTATTTCGCAGAGCCATGCCCGATCGCTGGCGGCAAACAAGAAGGAAAGCCTTTTCTCAAAAGAATACCGTACCCCGGTTATATTGGCGGTTCTTTTTGCTGTATTCAATCAGGTCTCTGGGATTAATGCTATTATTTACTACGCACCAAGGGTATTCGAAATGGCTGGTTTGGGAGCCCAGAGTTCCCTGTTGTCTACGGTAGGGATCGGCATCGTCAATTTTGCATTCACGTTGTTGGCTTTGAATTTTATTGATAAGGTAGGTCGTCGTAAGATGATGTTGATCGGTTCATTCGGTTTGATTGCATCTTTAGCATTAGTATCCGTTTCGTTCTATTCAGGTCAGACAGACGGTATATTGATCTTAGTTTATCTGATGATCTACATTGCTTTTTTTGCATTTTCACAAGGTGCTGTGATCTGGGTGTTTATCTCCGAAATATTTCCCAACGAAGTCCGGGCTAAAGGCCAGACATTAGGTAGTCTGACACATTGGGTTATGGCCGCCATTATTACCTTTTTCTTTCCGGCATTAACTGAATTGCTCGGTGGAGGTAACACGTTTATGGTCTTTGCCGGGTTTATGGTGCTTCAATTACTGTTCGTGTGGAAGATGATGCCCGAAACCAAAGGAAGAACATTGGAAAGTATGGATCGCACAATTAATTTACACTAA